One segment of Gasterosteus aculeatus chromosome 3, fGasAcu3.hap1.1, whole genome shotgun sequence DNA contains the following:
- the LOC120816392 gene encoding DET1- and DDB1-associated protein 1 produces the protein MEKSDFLKGLPVYNKSNFSRFHADSLCKASNRRPSVYLPTREYPSEQIIVTEKTNILLRYLHQQWDKKNSAKKREQEQGEVENAAPPRKIARTDSRELTEDL, from the exons ATGGAGAAG TCCGATTTCCTAAAAGGACTACCGGTCTACAACAAAAGCAACTTCAGCAGGTTCCATGCGGACTCTCTGTGTAAAGCGTCG AACCGTCGACCATCAGTGTACCTTCCAACACGGGAATATCCATCAGAGCAGA TTATTGTCACGGAGAAGACAAACATCCTTTTGCGATACCTTCATCAACAATGGGACAAAAag aATTCAGCAAAAAAGCGAGAACAGGAACAAGGAGAAGTGGAGAACGCGGCACCTCCGCGCAAAATAGCCAGAACAGACAGTCGGGAGCTGACTGAGGATTTGTGA
- the plvapa gene encoding plasmalemma vesicle associated protein a isoform X3 translates to MYSSGYSQVFKSSPQAQKKAVYRSKGKSCGYYMRIVFFFSSLIQSLIIVSLVLFLVYGKKQDSASPLRIHDLEESFSRLSIENEALKQQRKNLTNLLNTTLTEKSRNDWDLNKLRILTNISAHLIQDRELKLQEFFQKWQNCERTKLPFQPPRITHPCNCDLMIQTLKTRITLLEANFTQTSLRMRDQLDQTAKERDTINLEVIHLRREKFTHEKEMEFFKQKCKEDFSQLLSGISEVSKALLEKIDSLFPSHIAFQLTCPKQREHLEQIRTNCSSLSNEVEDKLQRYLDVVGGKMSDIQAENSHLNAENLRLSEDYRWCSNNRTGLILQNRQNIDKLQQKHDEDKEKLLVDKMRLNEKFELEMLTVQYKSKLIDELTERIKQLNVSCATTPGFGFPGGPTGTQAKTESGWGLGGTNSGSASSSSGGQLGRSGSGLDPQNSGGTGSNKPALSGKGSSSFGSPSTSSGIGSNQPTSSHGSSSGSTGSTNKSGPTNSGYSWFLNSNSGQSKTESGTGRGSSTGNSGGSRSSFDTGRLGSTTVEQHLRDLQRIINPSGPEDKQDLSRMLG, encoded by the exons ATGTATAGCAGTGGCTACTCCCAGGTTTTTAAGTCGAGCCCGCAGGCCCAAAAGAAGGCGGTGTACCGCTCCAAAGGCAAAAGCTGCGGCTACTACATGCgtattgtcttcttcttctcctcactcATCCAGTCCCTCATCATAGTCAGCCTTGTGCTCTTTCTGGTCTACGGTAAGAAGCAGGACTCGGCGTCCCCTTTGCGCATCCACGACCTGGAGGAGAGCTTCAGCCGACTGTCCATAGAAAATGAGGCtctgaagcagcagaggaaaaatCTGACCAATTTACTCAACACCACCCTGACGGAGAAAAGCCGCAATGACTGGGACCTGAACAAACTGCGCATCCTCACCAACATCTCAGCGCACCTAATCCAAGATAGGGAGCTGAAGCTG CAAGAGTTCTTCCAGAAGTGGCAAAATTGTGAGCGCACAAAACTACCATTTCAGCCCCCCC GTATAACACATCCTTGCAACTGTGATCTGATGATTCAAACGCTGAAAACAAGGATCACGCTTTTGGAGGCCAACTTCACACAAACATCCCTCAGGATGAGGGATCAACTGGACCAGACTGCCAAAGAGAGGGACACCATTAACCTGGAAGTCATCCACCTGCGGAGGGAGAAATTCACACACGAAAAGGAGATGGAGTTCTTTAAGCAGAAATGCAAGGAGGACTTTTCACAGTTGTTGAGTGGGATCTCCGAGGTCTCCAAGGCTCTCCTAGAGAAGATCGATTCCCTCTTCCCATCACACATTGCCTTCCAGCTCACCTGTCCAAAACAGAGGGAACACCTGGAGCAGATCCGCACTAATTGCTCCAGCCTGTCCAATGAAGTGGAGGACAAGCTTCAGCGTTACCTGGATGTTGTGGGGGGAAAGATGTCCGACATCCAGGCTGAGAACAGCCACTTGAATGCAGAGAACTTGCGACTGTCTGAGGACTACCGCTGGTGCAGCAATAACCGCACGGGCCTGATCCTGCAGAACAGGCAGAACATAGACAAGCTTCAGCAGAAACATGATGAGGACAAAGAGAAACTCCTGGTTGACAAGATGAGGCTAAATGAAAAATTTGAATTGGAGATGCTTACCGTCCAGTACAAAAGTAAATTGATTGATGAGCTTACAGAGCGAATTAAGCAGCTCAACGTGTCCTGCGCAACAACg CCAGGGTTTGGATTTCCAGGAGGCCCGACAGGTACACAGGCTAAGACAGAGTCCGGATGGGGCTTGGGTGGAACCAACTCTGGCTCAGCCAGCTCTTCTAGTGGGGGTCAACTTGGGAGGTCAGGGTCAG GGTTGGATCCCCAAAACTCAGGTGGGACAGGTTCCAATAAGCCAGCACTGAGTGGAAAAGGCTCTTCATCTTTTGGATCACCTTCGACTTCAAGTGGGATAGGCTCAAATCAGCCAACATCAAGTCATGGGTCATCCTCCGGGTCGACTGGGTCGACAAATAAAAGTGGGCCAACCAACTCCGGATATTCTTGGTTCCTGAACAGTAACTCCGGGCAAAGTAAGACAGAGAGCGGAACAGGGAGAGGATCATCAACTGGGAATAGTGGTGGAAGTAGATCGTCATTTGATACAGGAAGACTGGGCTCAA CCACTGTTGAGCAGCACCTTCGAGATCTGCAACGGATTATCAACCCTTCTGGCCCAGA gGATAAACAAGATCTCTCCCGAATGTTGggttaa
- the plvapa gene encoding plasmalemma vesicle associated protein a isoform X1 gives MYSSGYSQVFKSSPQAQKKAVYRSKGKSCGYYMRIVFFFSSLIQSLIIVSLVLFLVYGKKQDSASPLRIHDLEESFSRLSIENEALKQQRKNLTNLLNTTLTEKSRNDWDLNKLRILTNISAHLIQDRELKLQEFFQKWQNCERTKLPFQPPRITHPCNCDLMIQTLKTRITLLEANFTQTSLRMRDQLDQTAKERDTINLEVIHLRREKFTHEKEMEFFKQKCKEDFSQLLSGISEVSKALLEKIDSLFPSHIAFQLTCPKQREHLEQIRTNCSSLSNEVEDKLQRYLDVVGGKMSDIQAENSHLNAENLRLSEDYRWCSNNRTGLILQNRQNIDKLQQKHDEDKEKLLVDKMRLNEKFELEMLTVQYKSKLIDELTERIKQLNVSCATTPGFGFPGGPTGTQAKTESGWGLGGTNSGSASSSSGGQLGRSGSGGLSSGLGSSTGSTFNKPVSTGLGSSTGSAFNKPASTGLGSSTGSAFNKPASTGLGSSTGSAFNKPASTGLGSSTGSAFNKPASTGLGSSTGSAFNKPASTGLGSSTGSTFNKPASTGLGSSIGSAFNKPASTGLGSSTGSAFNTPASTGLGSSSGSAFNRPVSTGFGSSTGSNFNKPASTGLGSSIGSAFNRPVSTGFGSSTGSDFNKPVSTGLGSSTGSTFNKPASTGLGSSIGSAFNRPVSTGFGSSTGSDFNKPVSTGLGSSTGSTFNKPASAGLGSSTGSSFNNPVSTGAGSSSSSTGSGSSGSIFNKPASTGGFFSIFGSAGLDPQNSGGTGSNKPALSGKGSSSFGSPSTSSGIGSNQPTSSHGSSSGSTGSTNKSGPTNSGYSWFLNSNSGQSKTESGTGRGSSTGNSGGSRSSFDTGRLGSTTVEQHLRDLQRIINPSGPEDKQDLSRMLG, from the exons ATGTATAGCAGTGGCTACTCCCAGGTTTTTAAGTCGAGCCCGCAGGCCCAAAAGAAGGCGGTGTACCGCTCCAAAGGCAAAAGCTGCGGCTACTACATGCgtattgtcttcttcttctcctcactcATCCAGTCCCTCATCATAGTCAGCCTTGTGCTCTTTCTGGTCTACGGTAAGAAGCAGGACTCGGCGTCCCCTTTGCGCATCCACGACCTGGAGGAGAGCTTCAGCCGACTGTCCATAGAAAATGAGGCtctgaagcagcagaggaaaaatCTGACCAATTTACTCAACACCACCCTGACGGAGAAAAGCCGCAATGACTGGGACCTGAACAAACTGCGCATCCTCACCAACATCTCAGCGCACCTAATCCAAGATAGGGAGCTGAAGCTG CAAGAGTTCTTCCAGAAGTGGCAAAATTGTGAGCGCACAAAACTACCATTTCAGCCCCCCC GTATAACACATCCTTGCAACTGTGATCTGATGATTCAAACGCTGAAAACAAGGATCACGCTTTTGGAGGCCAACTTCACACAAACATCCCTCAGGATGAGGGATCAACTGGACCAGACTGCCAAAGAGAGGGACACCATTAACCTGGAAGTCATCCACCTGCGGAGGGAGAAATTCACACACGAAAAGGAGATGGAGTTCTTTAAGCAGAAATGCAAGGAGGACTTTTCACAGTTGTTGAGTGGGATCTCCGAGGTCTCCAAGGCTCTCCTAGAGAAGATCGATTCCCTCTTCCCATCACACATTGCCTTCCAGCTCACCTGTCCAAAACAGAGGGAACACCTGGAGCAGATCCGCACTAATTGCTCCAGCCTGTCCAATGAAGTGGAGGACAAGCTTCAGCGTTACCTGGATGTTGTGGGGGGAAAGATGTCCGACATCCAGGCTGAGAACAGCCACTTGAATGCAGAGAACTTGCGACTGTCTGAGGACTACCGCTGGTGCAGCAATAACCGCACGGGCCTGATCCTGCAGAACAGGCAGAACATAGACAAGCTTCAGCAGAAACATGATGAGGACAAAGAGAAACTCCTGGTTGACAAGATGAGGCTAAATGAAAAATTTGAATTGGAGATGCTTACCGTCCAGTACAAAAGTAAATTGATTGATGAGCTTACAGAGCGAATTAAGCAGCTCAACGTGTCCTGCGCAACAACg CCAGGGTTTGGATTTCCAGGAGGCCCGACAGGTACACAGGCTAAGACAGAGTCCGGATGGGGCTTGGGTGGAACCAACTCTGGCTCAGCCAGCTCTTCTAGTGGGGGTCAACTTGGGAGGTCAGGGTCAGGTGGGTTGAGTTCAGGCTTAGGTAGTTCTACTGGGTCGACCTTCAACAAGCCAGTATCTACTGGGTTAGGTAGCTCTACCGGATCCGCATTCAACAAGCCAGCATCTACTGGGTTAGGTAGCTCTACCGGATCCGCATTCAACAAGCCAGCATCTACTGGGTTAGGTAGCTCTACCGGATCCGCATTCAACAAGCCAGCATCTACTGGGTTAGGTAGCTCTACCGGATCCGCATTCAACAAGCCAGCATCTACTGGGTTAGGTAGCTCTACTGGGTCTGCATTCAACAAGCCAGCATCTACTGGGTTAGGTAGCTCTACTGGATCCACATTCAACAAGCCAGCATCTACTGGGTTAGGTAGCTCTATCGGGTCCGCATTCAACAAGCCAGCATCTACTGGGTTAGGTAGCTCTACTGGATCCGCATTCAACACGCCAGCATCTACTGGGTTAGGTAGCTCTAGCGGGTCCGCATTCAACAGGCCAGTATCTACTGGGTTTGGTAGCTCTACTGGGTCCAACTTCAACAAGCCAGCATCTACTGGGTTAGGTAGCTCTATTGGGTCCGCATTCAACAGGCCAGTATCTACTGGGTTTGGAAGTTCTACTGGGTCTGACTTCAACAAGCCAGTATCTACTGGGTTAGGTAGCTCTACTGGGTCCACATTCAACAAGCCAGCATCTACTGGGTTAGGCAGCTCTATTGGGTCCGCATTCAACAGGCCAGTATCTACTGGGTTTGGAAGTTCTACTGGGTCTGACTTCAACAAGCCAGTATCTACTGGGTTAGGTAGCTCTACTGGGTCCACATTCAACAAGCCAGCATCTGCTGGGTTAGGTAGCTCTACTGGGTCCTCATTCAACAACCCAGTATCTACTGGTGCGGGCTCTTCAAGCTCGTCAACAGGGTCAGGTAGCTCCGGATCCATATTTAATAAGCCAGCATCAACTGGGGGATTTTTCTCAATCTTTGGATCTGCAGGGTTGGATCCCCAAAACTCAGGTGGGACAGGTTCCAATAAGCCAGCACTGAGTGGAAAAGGCTCTTCATCTTTTGGATCACCTTCGACTTCAAGTGGGATAGGCTCAAATCAGCCAACATCAAGTCATGGGTCATCCTCCGGGTCGACTGGGTCGACAAATAAAAGTGGGCCAACCAACTCCGGATATTCTTGGTTCCTGAACAGTAACTCCGGGCAAAGTAAGACAGAGAGCGGAACAGGGAGAGGATCATCAACTGGGAATAGTGGTGGAAGTAGATCGTCATTTGATACAGGAAGACTGGGCTCAA CCACTGTTGAGCAGCACCTTCGAGATCTGCAACGGATTATCAACCCTTCTGGCCCAGA gGATAAACAAGATCTCTCCCGAATGTTGggttaa
- the ano8a gene encoding LOW QUALITY PROTEIN: anoctamin-8 (The sequence of the model RefSeq protein was modified relative to this genomic sequence to represent the inferred CDS: deleted 1 base in 1 codon) — protein MLSLLLPDKSRVPPRMQRPCNKNGSLRAVRVFQPLPHPEHSCITMQAGATEAPDTDAAENSSAADIDDGSGTGERMERTVPPPSDQQDRTSSQQQQQQQQQHTSLSPSGVLDKLFGKRFLQARHYIMSRKSWLKMVPTENCDILMTFPDSIDDHTLLWLLNQIRVGIPQVSIQLRQHKHTQAHAFFITTTFENLLRGAEQMGMHKAVKPQFGGGMRRFSCEEDNIYENIESELCFFTSQERQGIIKYWLDNLRAKQGEVLHNIHFLEGQPIIPELEARGVIHQMFPLHEQRILNQLMTSWVQAVCERQPLDDICDYFGVKIGMYFAWLGFYTNSMLYPAVIGFLLWILAEADQTSQDICCVVFALFNVVWATLFLERWKRREAELAYRWGTLDTPAESLEEPRPQFRGVKRCSPVTGCEEFYYPPWKRALFRWLVSLPICLLCLCFVFLAMLLCLELQEVVMEIQELPGITRFIPKILLAVTVTICDEVYKKIAYWLNDMENYRLQSAYENNLIIKMVFFEFINSYLSLFYIAFYLKDMERLKEMLATLLIFRQFLQNIKEVLQPYLYEQNKLGVLTPKVLWELLQTIVLKYGRLALGKAQASMTAYSFLGPRGIPVCHTANGDPEPKRRGDLKAGFRLTEEEWDMNDGNLKQRKVSFTEKVDYQDVAAEMQAVDRSSLEDSPTMVEEGMDPSSMFDSCDEDSDCELLAQESDSLCQRRNVGERKETKKSWIDPPEEPKTVNLTQAEIETCMQTYEDTLQDYQEMFIQFGYVVLFSSAFPLAAMCALVNNIIEIRSDALKLCTGLQRPFGQRVENIGQWQTAMEAMGLIAIIVNCYLIGQCGQLQRLFPWLSPEMTIISIVLLEHFAILLKYIIHVAIPDIPGWVAEEMAKLEYRRREAFKKHEQQAQQHFQQQLRRRREEEELQRQAELQAEARQESEHRADAQHQHHHDKAQGGKPKRPSSLLGNNNVMKLKQIIPLQGKFSSGNSRSPAQSPTGGEAKLPGFLKFLKSPEGRKESAAAAAAAAAGAAGSTAASSVPASGQERSQSPNRTFSPGKLFSFSKSEGMVVCANGTPPLPQPADTHPNRADVNTGPEELPSNEAERGELSQLADLENSNS, from the exons ATGTTGTCCCTCCTCCTACCAGATAAGAGTAGAGTTCCCCCTCGCATGCAACGTCCATGCAATAAAAACGGGAGT CTCCGTGCAGTGCGTGTTTTCCAGCCCCTACCCCACCCGGAGCATTCGTGCATCACGATGCAAGCGGGGGCCACCGAAGCACCTGATACAGACGCTGCTGAAAACAGTAGCGCAGCAGACATCGACGACGGCAGCGGGACaggggagaggatggagaggacgGTGCCGCCGCCAAGCGACCAGCAGGACCGGaccagcagccagcagcagcagcagcagcagcagcagcacacgtcCCTGTCGCCATCCGGAGTGCTCG ATAAACTCTTTGGGAAGCGCTTCCTGCAGGCCAGACATTACATTATGTCTCGTAAATCCTGGCTTAAGATGGTGCCCACTGAAAACTGTGATATCCTAATGACTTTCCCAG ACTCGATCGATGACCACACTCTGCTGTGGCTGCTGAACCAGATCCGTGTTGGAATCCCGCAAGTCAGCATTCAGCTCCggcagcacaaacacacccaggCACACGCCTTCTTCATCACGACCACGTTCGAGAA CTTACTGCGGGGAGCAGAGCAGATGGGCATGCACAAGGCCGTCAAACCGCAGTTTGGTGGCGGGATGCGGCGCTTTTCCTGCGAGGAAGACAACATCTACGAAAACATAGAGAGCGAGCTCTGcttttttacctcacag gagCGTCAGGGGATTATAAAGTATTGGCTGGACAACCTGCGTGCCAAACAGGGGGAGGTGCTTCACAACATTCACTTCCTGGAGGGACAGCCAATCA TTCCGGAGCTGGAAGCTCGTGGGGTGATCCATCAAATGTTTCCTCTCCATGAGCAGAGGATCCTCAACCAGCTGATGACATCTTGGGTCCAGGCTGTGTGTGAAAGGCAGCCACTGG ATGATATCTGTGACTACTTCGGAGTGAAGATCGGCATGTATTTTGCCTGGCTGGGTTTCTACACGAACTCCATGCTTTACCCTGCTGTCATTGGCTTTCTGCTCTGGATACTGGCAGAAGCTGACCAG ACCAGCCAGGACATCTGCTGCGTGGTCTTTGCCCTCTTCAACGTGGTGTGGGCAACGCTGTTTCTGGAGCGCTGGAAGAGGCGAGAGGCGGAGCTGGCCTACAGGTGGGGCACCCTGGACACCCCCGCCGAGTCTTTGGAGGAGCCCAGGCCGCAGTTCAGG GGAGTGAAGCGCTGCAGTCCCGTAACGGGCTGTGAGGAGTTCTACTATCCGCCCTGGAAGAGAGCTCTGTTCAGATGGCTGGTCAGCCTGcccatctgcctcctctgcctctgcttTGTCTTCCTGGCTATGCTGCTCTGCCTGGAACTGCAG GAGGTGGTGATGGAGATTCAGGAGCTACCTGGTATCACGCGATTCATTCCTAAGATACTCCTGGCTGTGACTGTGACCATATGTGATGAAGTGTATAAGAAGATTGCCTACTGGCTTAATGACATGG AGAACTATAGACTTCAGAGTGCCTATGAGAATAATCTCATCATCAAGATGGTTTTc TTTGAATTCATCAATTCTTACCTTAGCCTTTTCTACATCGCATTCTACCTCAAGGACATGGAGCGGCTTAAGGAG ATGCTAGCCACGCTGCTGATCTTCCGCCAGTTCCTGCAGAACATCAAAGAGGTCCTGCAGCCGTATCTCTACGAGCAGAACAAGCTGGGCGTCCTAACGCCCAAAGTGCTGTGGGAGCTACTCCAAACCATCGTCCTCAAGTACGGCCGTCTGGCCCTGGGGAAAGCCCAAGCCTCAATGACCGCCTATTCCTTCCTGGGTCCCAGGGGGATCCCCGTCTGTCACACTGCTAACGGTGACCCGGAGcccaagaggagaggagacctgAAAGCCGGATTCAGGCTGACCGAAGAAGAGTGGGATATGAATGACGGTAATCTAAAGCAGCGTAAGGTCAGCTTCACGGAGAAAGTCGACTACCAGGATGTCGCCGCAGAAATGCAGGCAGTGGACCGCAGTTCCCTGGAGGACAGTCCCACCATGGTGGAGGAAGGGATGGATCCGTCCAGTATGTTTGACAGCTGCGATGAGGACAGCGATTGTGAATTGTTGGCTCAA GAATCTGACTCTCTCTGTCAAAGAAGGAACGTTGGTGAAAGGAAGGAGACTAAGAAGTCATGGATTGATCCACCAGAAGAACCCAAAACCGTCAATCTGACCCAGGCTGAAATTGAGACCTGTATGCAGACGTATGAG GACACCCTTCAAGACTACCAGGAAATGTTTATCCAGTTCGGCTACGTGGTGCTCTTCTCCTCTGCGTTTCCGCTGGCGGCCATGTGTGCTCTCGTCAACAACATCATCGAGATCCGCAGCGACGCCCTGAAGCTCTGCACCGGCCTTCAGAGACCTTTTGGGCAGAGGGTGGAGAACATCGGCCAGTGGCAG ACTGCAATGGAGGCCATGGGCTTAATAGCTATTATAGTTAACTGTTACCTGATTGGCCAGTGTGGGCAGCTACAGCGTCTGTTCCCCTGGCTGAGTCCTGAGATGACCATCATCTCCATCGTCTTACTGGAG CACTTTGCAATCCTCCTAAAGTACATCATCCATGTGGCCATCCCTGATATCCCTGGCTGGGTAGCAGAGGAGATGGCCAAGCTAGAGTACCGACGAAGGGAAGCTTTCAAG AAGCACGAGCAGCAGGCCCAGCAGCacttccagcagcagctcagacgcagacgtgaagaggaggagctccAGCGTCAGGCCGAGCTGCAGGCCGAGGCCCGCCAGGAGAGCGAGCACAGGGCAGACGcccagcaccagcaccaccacgaCAAAGCACAGGGGGGCAAGCCCAAGAGACCCAGCTCTCTGCTGGGGAACAACAACGTCATGAAGCTGAAGCAGATCATCCCTCTCCAGGGAAAGTTCTCCTCCGGCAACTCGCGCTCACCGGCGCAGTCGCCAACGGGAGGCGAGGCGAAGCTGCCGGGGTTTCTGAAGTTCCTAAAGTCACCCGAGGGGAGAAAagagtcggcggcggcggcagcggcggcggctgcaGGAGCGGCCGGCTCGACGGCGGCCTCCTCCGTTCCCGCTAGTGGCCAGGAGAGATCGCAGTCCCCCAACAGGACATTCAGTCCGGGAAAGCTGTTCAGTTTCAGCAAATCGGAGGGGATGGTGGTGTGCGCCAACGGGACGCCACCGCTGCCGCAGCCTGCAGACACTCATCCCAACAGGGCGGACGTGAACACCGGCCCGGAGGAATTACCCTCaaacgaggcagagagaggagaattaAGTCAATTGGCTGATTTGGAAAACTCAAACAGTTAA
- the plvapa gene encoding plasmalemma vesicle associated protein a isoform X2, with translation MYSSGYSQVFKSSPQAQKKAVYRSKGKSCGYYMRIVFFFSSLIQSLIIVSLVLFLVYGKKQDSASPLRIHDLEESFSRLSIENEALKQQRKNLTNLLNTTLTEKSRNDWDLNKLRILTNISAHLIQDRELKLQEFFQKWQNCERTKLPFQPPRITHPCNCDLMIQTLKTRITLLEANFTQTSLRMRDQLDQTAKERDTINLEVIHLRREKFTHEKEMEFFKQKCKEDFSQLLSGISEVSKALLEKIDSLFPSHIAFQLTCPKQREHLEQIRTNCSSLSNEVEDKLQRYLDVVGGKMSDIQAENSHLNAENLRLSEDYRWCSNNRTGLILQNRQNIDKLQQKHDEDKEKLLVDKMRLNEKFELEMLTVQYKSKLIDELTERIKQLNVSCATTPGFGFPGGPTGTQAKTESGWGLGGTNSGSASSSSGGQLGRSGSGGLSSGLGSSTGSTFNKPVSTGLGSSTGSAFNKPASTGLGSSTGSAFNKPASTGLGSSTGSAFNKPASTGLGSSTGSAFNKPASTGLGSSTGSAFNKPASTGLGSSTGSTFNKPASTGLGSSIGSAFNKPASTGLGSSTGSAFNTPASTGLGSSSGSAFNRPVSTGFGSSTGSNFNKPASTGLGSSIGSAFNRPVSTGFGSSTGSDFNKPVSTGLGSSTGSTFNKPASTGLGSSIGSAFNRPVSTGFGSSTGSDFNKPVSTGLGSSTGSSFNNPVSTGAGSSSSSTGSGSSGSIFNKPASTGGFFSIFGSAGLDPQNSGGTGSNKPALSGKGSSSFGSPSTSSGIGSNQPTSSHGSSSGSTGSTNKSGPTNSGYSWFLNSNSGQSKTESGTGRGSSTGNSGGSRSSFDTGRLGSTTVEQHLRDLQRIINPSGPEDKQDLSRMLG, from the exons ATGTATAGCAGTGGCTACTCCCAGGTTTTTAAGTCGAGCCCGCAGGCCCAAAAGAAGGCGGTGTACCGCTCCAAAGGCAAAAGCTGCGGCTACTACATGCgtattgtcttcttcttctcctcactcATCCAGTCCCTCATCATAGTCAGCCTTGTGCTCTTTCTGGTCTACGGTAAGAAGCAGGACTCGGCGTCCCCTTTGCGCATCCACGACCTGGAGGAGAGCTTCAGCCGACTGTCCATAGAAAATGAGGCtctgaagcagcagaggaaaaatCTGACCAATTTACTCAACACCACCCTGACGGAGAAAAGCCGCAATGACTGGGACCTGAACAAACTGCGCATCCTCACCAACATCTCAGCGCACCTAATCCAAGATAGGGAGCTGAAGCTG CAAGAGTTCTTCCAGAAGTGGCAAAATTGTGAGCGCACAAAACTACCATTTCAGCCCCCCC GTATAACACATCCTTGCAACTGTGATCTGATGATTCAAACGCTGAAAACAAGGATCACGCTTTTGGAGGCCAACTTCACACAAACATCCCTCAGGATGAGGGATCAACTGGACCAGACTGCCAAAGAGAGGGACACCATTAACCTGGAAGTCATCCACCTGCGGAGGGAGAAATTCACACACGAAAAGGAGATGGAGTTCTTTAAGCAGAAATGCAAGGAGGACTTTTCACAGTTGTTGAGTGGGATCTCCGAGGTCTCCAAGGCTCTCCTAGAGAAGATCGATTCCCTCTTCCCATCACACATTGCCTTCCAGCTCACCTGTCCAAAACAGAGGGAACACCTGGAGCAGATCCGCACTAATTGCTCCAGCCTGTCCAATGAAGTGGAGGACAAGCTTCAGCGTTACCTGGATGTTGTGGGGGGAAAGATGTCCGACATCCAGGCTGAGAACAGCCACTTGAATGCAGAGAACTTGCGACTGTCTGAGGACTACCGCTGGTGCAGCAATAACCGCACGGGCCTGATCCTGCAGAACAGGCAGAACATAGACAAGCTTCAGCAGAAACATGATGAGGACAAAGAGAAACTCCTGGTTGACAAGATGAGGCTAAATGAAAAATTTGAATTGGAGATGCTTACCGTCCAGTACAAAAGTAAATTGATTGATGAGCTTACAGAGCGAATTAAGCAGCTCAACGTGTCCTGCGCAACAACg CCAGGGTTTGGATTTCCAGGAGGCCCGACAGGTACACAGGCTAAGACAGAGTCCGGATGGGGCTTGGGTGGAACCAACTCTGGCTCAGCCAGCTCTTCTAGTGGGGGTCAACTTGGGAGGTCAGGGTCAGGTGGGTTGAGTTCAGGCTTAGGTAGTTCTACTGGGTCGACCTTCAACAAGCCAGTATCTACTGGGTTAGGTAGCTCTACCGGATCCGCATTCAACAAGCCAGCATCTACTGGGTTAGGTAGCTCTACCGGATCCGCATTCAACAAGCCAGCATCTACTGGGTTAGGTAGCTCTACCGGATCCGCATTCAACAAGCCAGCATCTACTGGGTTAGGTAGCTCTACCGGATCCGCATTCAACAAGCCAGCATCTACTGGGTTAGGTAGCTCTACTGGGTCTGCATTCAACAAGCCAGCATCTACTGGGTTAGGTAGCTCTACTGGATCCACATTCAACAAGCCAGCATCTACTGGGTTAGGTAGCTCTATCGGGTCCGCATTCAACAAGCCAGCATCTACTGGGTTAGGTAGCTCTACTGGATCCGCATTCAACACGCCAGCATCTACTGGGTTAGGTAGCTCTAGCGGGTCCGCATTCAACAGGCCAGTATCTACTGGGTTTGGTAGCTCTACTGGGTCCAACTTCAACAAGCCAGCATCTACTGGGTTAGGTAGCTCTATTGGGTCCGCATTCAACAGGCCAGTATCTACTGGGTTTGGAAGTTCTACTGGGTCTGACTTCAACAAGCCAGTATCTACTGGGTTAGGTAGCTCTACTGGGTCCACATTCAACAAGCCAGCATCTACTGGGTTAGGCAGCTCTATTGGGTCCGCATTCAACAGGCCAGTATCTACTGGGTTTGGAAGTTCTACTGGGTCTGACTTCAACAAGCCAGTATCTACTGGGTTAG GTAGCTCTACTGGGTCCTCATTCAACAACCCAGTATCTACTGGTGCGGGCTCTTCAAGCTCGTCAACAGGGTCAGGTAGCTCCGGATCCATATTTAATAAGCCAGCATCAACTGGGGGATTTTTCTCAATCTTTGGATCTGCAGGGTTGGATCCCCAAAACTCAGGTGGGACAGGTTCCAATAAGCCAGCACTGAGTGGAAAAGGCTCTTCATCTTTTGGATCACCTTCGACTTCAAGTGGGATAGGCTCAAATCAGCCAACATCAAGTCATGGGTCATCCTCCGGGTCGACTGGGTCGACAAATAAAAGTGGGCCAACCAACTCCGGATATTCTTGGTTCCTGAACAGTAACTCCGGGCAAAGTAAGACAGAGAGCGGAACAGGGAGAGGATCATCAACTGGGAATAGTGGTGGAAGTAGATCGTCATTTGATACAGGAAGACTGGGCTCAA CCACTGTTGAGCAGCACCTTCGAGATCTGCAACGGATTATCAACCCTTCTGGCCCAGA gGATAAACAAGATCTCTCCCGAATGTTGggttaa